The genomic segment CCTATGTATTCTTCCGATTCCGAGTCAGGTTCTTCGAGGGACTCCGAGAGGTTTAGCGAGTCTAGCAAGTCTAATAGGTCCAGCGAGTCTAGCCAGGGTAGGACTTCCCTAGTTGATCCTGATTTTACCCTCGATTCCCATGAGAAGGAAGTCACCACTCACAATCGTCCTGGTAAGGAAGTCCGTCACGTCATCCAACAAATGAACATATCTGAAGCAGATAACCTATGGTACGGTCACTTGTCATCCCACATCCCTCCTGGTAGCGAGTCAAAACTTAGGACTCTGTGGCACATTCCTTCCTCTCACTAGATCATAATTCCAAGCCCAGAGGACCGGCCCTATCTAACCCCTAAGGGATATTATACCTTCTTTCAGCATCATTTTGATGCAGCTCTCCATTTCCCTTTGTGCGATTTTTTCCAAGAATTAAGCAAGTACTAACAGGTGCATTTAGGTTTACTCACTCCCAATGCTTTCCGTTTAATAAGTTGTTTTGCTGTGTTACTCAGGGCCTTAGACCTCCCTTTGAATTGCACCACCTTCTCCTACTTCTTAGTTCTACCGAGATCAAAAGATGGACCCTTTTATGTAACCTCCCGGTCTAGCCACAAACTTTTTGACGGGGCTCCAGTCACGTGAAGGACTGGAAAAAATATTATCTCTTTATCCAGCCTCCTAAAGAATTAACTTGCTTCACGGATTGGTATCCTACCTTCACCAAACCCGACCTTTCCAAGAGTTACAAGAAAGATGAGGAGTACCTGCGAATAATGAGTGTACTAAGAGACCGATGCTTTAACATTCCCAAACTTCTATCTGAAGATCTTCTGTGTCACGTCGGGTTATGTCCCGTGAACATTAAGCTGAAGGAGAACGCTGGTAGATAATCTCACTTTTCATGTTTCACGtccccttttttttttattatgctACTCGATAACATTCTTATCTGGTTCACTGTTTCTGCTTGCAGGTACTAGAGTCATTAACACTCTATTTCTCCGTGAACtttccaagaagaaggccgaggGTTCCTCATCAGCACCCCAGAAGTCAGTTATTCCGGCAGTCACAACGGGCACAAATGTAGTCTGTTCTGTTGCtgaggaaaaaaaaacaaattcctGCTCTACTACTGCGAAGAGGCCTGCTAGCTCCCCTACTGCTGTGAAGAAGAAGAAGGCAGCCCCCTCCTCCTCCGCCCCAAAGCGAGCCTCCTCTCCACCTCCTCGCGCCAAGTCCCCTCCTACGTCCGGTAAGCAAAAGGACATCCACTGATCCTAGCCCGTCAGTCCCACACCATGGTAAGCGCAAGATTTCTGAGATCTCAGTCATATCGGTCTCTTCCCCATAAGGCTCTGAGTCAGAGGAGGAGCCTCCTCCTGAGTCGGGGGTGCATCCTCTATACACCTCGGATACGGCCATCGTGGGGGCAGGGTCCTACTCCATTGGCTCAGAAGGTGATGTATCAGCTTCCTTGCGACTGCAGATGCATCGTTCATGGGTTCACTGGGGTGGTCTGCACTCCTTCGCCGGACATGCAGCAGTGTCACTGAGGTATATTTCTCCTTCTAGTCTTTAGATTGATGTCCAACATACGTTTGATCTTCTGGTCGTCTTTTCACCCTTGTCTACTTATGCAGGGCATGATGTACGTCGGGGAGTTGGCTGAGCGTGCTAACGTCGCTCGATCTGACGCCTGTCAAGAATTACGCGAGGGCCAGGCTCTCCGCGAACAGCTTCTGGCAACTATTGACGAGATGAAAGTGTCGCATGCTAAGGAGCTTTCGGAGTCTCAAGCTCGATTTTTGGAGTCCCAAATCCAATGCGACGAGCTCTCGAAACAGAAGCAGGAGTCTCAGCGGCTGACAGAGGACCAAGCTAAAGAGATCCAGAAGCTGAAGGAAGAATTAAAGAATTCCCAAGCTGAGCTTAAAGACGCCAAGGCACGACATGCTGCCGAAGCCTCCTCCTTCAAAGAGGAATTTCTCAAATCCGAAGAATTTGTCGAGATCTGTGGCCCGAAAGCTTTTCACTACCTGGGGGTGGGTTTCGAGGGTGCAGTTGGCCTCGTCAAGGCTCAGGGTTATCCTCCGCCAGGCGCCCCTACTGACTTTATCGACCTTGAGGGCTTCATATCGagtctccccccccccccccccccccgatTCTTAGATCGAGCTCCTTTACATATGTTATTTTCTGCACTGCTTTATTTTCCGTAGGATTATGCGACTTTTGCGATATTTATACTTGGTTATTTCCTTTTGCGCACTTTAGGCATTTATGAAACTCGTTTTATGCAACCTTGAGTACTTTGCATTTGAATTTACTACTTCTCACGAGTTTATCTTTGATGTTATTAAATCACAAGGGCTAATAAAATATCCAACTCTCCTTTCCTTCTACTAGGCGGTGTTCTAACAGGAATATAAAAATTCAACGTCGCCACCATCTAACTCCTATGCTAAGTGATACCTTAgcaaggaaaataaaaattcaacaccccaccctctaactcctctgctaggtgatatcCTTAGcacgaaaataaaaattcaacatccccaccctctaactcctctgctaggtgataccttagcaagaaaataaaaattcaacctccccaccctctaactcatCTGCTAGGTTATACcttagcaagaaaataaaaattcaacgccCCCCACCctataactcctctgctaggtgataccttagcaggaaaataaaattcaacctcctcaccctctaactcctctactaggtgataccttagcaggaaaataaaattcaacacccccaccctctaactcctctactaggagataccttagcaggaaaataaaaattcaacttaCTCACCCTCTAATTCCTCTGCTGAGTAATAacttagcaggaaaaataaaaattcaaaacccCCACCCTATAACttctctgctaggtgataccttagcaggaaaataaaaattcaacaccccCACCCTATAACTCCTCGGCttggtgataccttagcaggaaaataaaaattcaacatcccCCCcgtctaactcctctgctaggtgataccttagcaggaaaagaAAAATTCAACCTCcacaccctctaactcctctactaggcgataccttagcaggaaaataaaaattcaacacccctaccctctaactcctctgctaggcaataccttagcaggaaaataaaaattcaacatcccCCCCTCTAACTCTTTTGCTagggtgataccttagcaggaaaataaaaattttcttctacacgctgctcctctgctaggcgatgctttagtagaaaaataaaatttttcttctacacACTGCTCCTCtattagtaggaaaataaaatttttcttctaactgaaaataaaatttttcttctacaaACTGTTCCTCTACTAGATGATGCCTTaggaggaaaataaaatttttcttctacacgctgctcctctactaggcgatgcctttgtaggaaaataaatttttatcacCCTCATAATATAACAACATTCACATTCATTAACTGAAACGAAGaacttgattttattgaatTCCAACGGATTACATAGGAAAATTTAGAAAACAAAATACATCAACGATAGAATCAAGCATAATACTTCCTAAGGTGATAAGCGTTCCAGGGCCTCTTCAGCACCTGGCCTTGCGCGTTCTCCAAGTAGTAGGCTCCAGAGCTCAGCTTCTCGATAACTTTGAAGGGGCCTTCCCACTTTGGGTCCAACTTTCCTCTCTGCTCTTCTTGCACCTTCCTCAGGAACAAGTCACCCATCTGGAAGTTTCTTTGAATGACTCTTTGATTATAAGACTGTGCATTGCGGTTCTTATAAGCTTCCAGTTGAATGCTGGCAGCCTCTCTCTTTTCTTTCAAAAGATCAAGGTCAGTAGCACGTCTCGCGTCATTGTCCTCGTCATAAAACACTACCCTCGCCGATTCCAACCTGATCTCAGCCGGAAGCACTGCTTCATTACCTGTAGACCAAACTGAAAGGAGTTTCTTTGGTTCCTTCTCTCGGAGTGGTTCGGTATGCCCATAAGACACTTGGTAGCTCATCCACCCAATTGCCCTCAGCGTTGCCTAGTCGGACCCTGCACCAACGTCCGATTAGTTACCTCCACCTGACCATTACTCTGCGGGTAAGCTACAGAGGTAAAGACTTGATTGGATCTTCATCTCTTTACACCAAGCTTGGATCTTGGCCCCTTGGAACTATCTCCCATTATCGGATATCAATCTCCTAGGTACCCCCGTATCTGCATACTATACTCTTCCACAAAAATTTCAGGACGTCATTCTAAGTGATTCTGTCCAGAGGCTCTGCTTCTACCCATTTTGAAAAATAGTCAACTGCTACCAATAAGAACTTCTTCTGAGCAGGAGCTATAGGAAAAGGCCCCACAATATCTATTCCCCACTGGTCAAAAAGACAGGCGGCTGTGATAGTCTTCATCGCCGCGGCCAGGTCGGTGATGCAACCGGGCATGGCGTTGACAACTATCGCAAGACATCTCTAACTCTTGAGCATCATGCAGCACGGAGGGCCAAGAATAATCGACGAGCAGCACTTTTCTCACCAACGTATAAGCCCCTAAATGATTTCCACAAGCATCCCTCGTGAACTTCTCGTAGTACATAATCAGCCTCTTGGTAACTCAAGCACCGAAGAAGCGGCCCTGCAAAAGACGTTCTATACAACACTTCTCCGATCATCACATAACTCGAACACATTGCCTTCAACTTACGAACTTCGCGAGGATTATCAAGAAGCTTTTCCCTCTTTCAAATAATCAATTATGCTAGTCCTCCAATCCTCCTCCTGTTCGACTGCGGGTGGACTCGTGTGAGGTGTGAGCTCAACCTGAAATACCACATCTCTAGTCTTCCAACTTCCCATCGTTCCATCCATTTTGGCTAGAGTGTCTGccttttcattttctttcctgGAAATCtgttcaaaagtaatctctgtGAATTTCTCTCTGATTCTGTTCACTTCTCGAGCATACTCAATAAGtttctcatctttcacatcATACATCCCCTTCATCTGTTGTGCTACCAAATGTGAGTCAGAAAAAATAAGTATCCGGGTAGCTCCCACATTTATGGCTGTTCGAAGTCCTGCCAACACAGCCTCATATTCTGCCTCATTATTGGATGCTCGAAAGTCCAACCTTACAGCCAACTTCACTTCCTCCCCAGCTGATGAAATCAATACTACTCCCACCCCACTTCCATTCTTCAACAAGGAACCATCCACATACACCTTCCAAGGGTCTTCATTCTCCTGATGCACAGTCTCACCCAGAAAATCGGCTAAGGCTTGTGCTTTAATAGCTGTTCTCGGCTCATATTGGATGTCACATTCTCCCAActctatattcaacttaaccaggCGGCCGGACATAACAGAATGAGTGAGGATTCTGCCCAACGGACTGTTAGTAAGCACCACAATTGGATGATATAGGAAATAGGGTCTCAAGTGTCTCGCTGTCATCACTAAAGCCAAAGCTAATTTTTCCAACCCTGAGTATCTGATCTTTGCCCCCTTGAGTGCATGCGAAACATAATAGACCGGCTGTTGAGTCGACCCCTCCAACTTGACAAGGACCGAACTCACAGCTTCCTCGGTGGCAAATAAATATACCCACAAAGGCTCACCTGCAGCCGGTTTGGCCAGGACAGGCAGCTCAGAAAGGTATTTTTTCAACTCTTCAAACGCTTTCTCGCAGGCTGTATCCCATTCAAATTTTTTCGCCTTTCTCAAAGTCCGGAAGAACGGTAAGCTTCTGTGGGCGGATCTCGAGATAAAACGTGCCAAGGCAGCAATCCTCCCTGTCAACTGCTGAACATCTTTGAGCCCCTGCGGAGAGACCATATCTTGGATAACTTGAACTTTCTCGGGGTTAGCTTCAATCTCCCTCTCTGTCACCATATAACCCAGAAACTT from the Primulina eburnea isolate SZY01 chromosome 3, ASM2296580v1, whole genome shotgun sequence genome contains:
- the LOC140827217 gene encoding uncharacterized protein codes for the protein MGSLGWSALLRRTCSSVTEGMMYVGELAERANVARSDACQELREGQALREQLLATIDEMKVSHAKELSESQARFLESQIQCDELSKQKQESQRLTEDQAKEIQKLKEELKNSQAELKDAKARHAAEASSFKEEFLKSEEFVEICGPKAFHYLGVGFEGAVGLVKAQGYPPPGAPTDFIDLEGFISSLPPPPPPRFLDRAPLHMLFSALLYFP
- the LOC140827218 gene encoding uncharacterized protein, yielding MSYQVSYGHTEPLREKEPKKLLSVWSTGNEAVLPAEIRLESARVVFYDEDNDARRATDLDLLKEKREAASIQLEAYKNRNAQSYNQRVIQRNFQMGDLFLRKVQEEQRGKLDPKWEGPFKVIEKLSSGAYYLENAQGQVLKRPWNAYHLRKYYA